Proteins co-encoded in one Sporosarcina sp. FSL K6-1522 genomic window:
- a CDS encoding glutamate synthase-related protein, with protein sequence MFWIESVSITMALLILFLVVLPTAIAIYLYVFDRRQRQHAILRNYPILGRMRYFLEKTGPELRQYLFDDDNDGEPFNREEYLHMVMPGKYLNSVIGFGSKRDFNEAGFYIRNAMFTKQNEEMRVDNEGLIDTMRYVVKEDNLFSRKEHREEIPALPWLLPEDDAVIIGPNCQHPFLVRSMLGQSAMSYRALGENAITALSKGIGMAQGAWMNTGEGGLSSHYLAGGADIIAQIGSGLFGFRTEDVEFSWERLREKAEIPQVKAFEIKLAQGAKMRGGHVEGAKVTEEIAAIRNVVPYKTINSPNRFHQFDDYTTLFDFTEKIRQHSGKPVGIKVVIGSKQDAEDLASFMHETGLGSDHISLDGGEGGSGATYQDLADSVGLPLRSSLVLLDDALKKYGVRDRVKIIASGKITTPDRAAIALAMGADLVQMARGFMISVGCIMAHKCHTNTCPAGVATTDKKLQQGLVVEEKQYRVTNYILTMREGLFRIAVAAGLDSPTKFDRQHVVYKDERGRVFPVE encoded by the coding sequence ATGTTTTGGATTGAAAGTGTGTCGATTACGATGGCATTGCTGATTTTGTTTTTGGTTGTGTTGCCGACTGCGATTGCTATCTACTTGTATGTGTTTGACAGGCGGCAAAGGCAACATGCGATTCTTCGAAATTACCCGATTTTAGGGAGAATGCGTTATTTTTTAGAGAAGACAGGACCAGAGCTCCGGCAATATTTGTTTGACGATGACAACGATGGGGAGCCGTTTAATCGCGAGGAATACTTGCATATGGTGATGCCGGGGAAATATTTGAACAGTGTCATTGGTTTTGGCTCGAAACGGGATTTTAATGAGGCGGGCTTCTATATCCGCAATGCGATGTTCACGAAGCAGAATGAGGAAATGCGTGTGGATAATGAAGGGCTTATCGATACGATGCGTTATGTCGTCAAAGAGGATAATTTATTTTCACGGAAAGAGCATCGTGAAGAGATTCCGGCGTTGCCGTGGCTATTGCCAGAAGATGATGCGGTCATTATCGGTCCGAATTGTCAGCATCCTTTCCTTGTTCGCAGTATGCTCGGGCAATCTGCGATGAGTTACAGGGCGCTTGGGGAAAATGCGATTACCGCTTTGTCGAAAGGGATTGGCATGGCGCAAGGAGCGTGGATGAATACGGGGGAAGGCGGCCTTTCTTCGCATTATTTAGCTGGTGGTGCGGATATTATTGCTCAAATCGGCTCGGGCTTGTTTGGTTTTCGGACGGAGGACGTGGAGTTTAGTTGGGAACGGCTCCGCGAAAAAGCGGAGATTCCGCAAGTGAAGGCCTTTGAAATTAAGTTGGCACAAGGGGCGAAAATGCGTGGTGGCCATGTTGAGGGGGCAAAAGTGACGGAGGAAATTGCTGCGATTCGCAATGTTGTCCCATATAAGACCATCAATAGTCCGAACCGTTTTCACCAGTTCGATGATTACACAACGCTGTTTGATTTCACAGAAAAGATTCGGCAGCATTCAGGTAAGCCAGTTGGTATTAAAGTCGTCATTGGGAGCAAGCAGGATGCAGAAGACTTGGCATCATTTATGCATGAGACAGGGCTTGGGTCAGATCATATCTCACTCGATGGTGGGGAAGGTGGCTCAGGGGCGACCTATCAAGATCTTGCTGATAGTGTTGGTTTACCGTTGCGTTCTTCGCTAGTCCTTCTGGATGATGCGCTGAAGAAATACGGCGTGAGGGATAGAGTGAAAATCATTGCGTCAGGGAAAATTACAACGCCGGACCGTGCTGCCATTGCCTTGGCGATGGGCGCAGATCTCGTACAGATGGCGCGTGGTTTTATGATTTCCGTCGGTTGTATTATGGCGCATAAATGTCATACCAATACATGTCCAGCGGGCGTTGCAACTACGGATAAGAAGCTACAGCAAGGGCTCGTTGTAGAAGAGAAGCAATACCGTGTGACGAACTATATTTTGACGATGCGCGAAGGACTTTTTCGAATTGCGGTCGCCGCGGGACTTGATTCGCCAACAAAGTTTGACCGCCAACATGTCGTGTACAAAGATGAGAGAGGGAGAGTTTTCCCAGTTGAATGA
- a CDS encoding AMP-binding protein yields MTLLRKTVGEIVKEQARIHPAQEAYVYPEHSIRKTYQEFDEETDALAKAFIGMGIEKGEHVAIWSDNKREWLLSQFATGKMGAVLVTVNTNYQATELEYLLKQSDATTLILDESFKGTSYIDIIRSICPELLTSQDGVISSKELPRLKRVILMTEREERGMYKWSELMAHASNVTDEQLVARFQSLDPDDVINIQYTSGTTGFPKGVMLTHNNVVNNGKLIGDYMKLSEQDRVCIPVPFFHCFGCVLGTMAAVTHGSTMVLLEQFDPLRVLQIVQDEKCTALHGVPTMFIAELNHADFNKFDTSTLRTGIMAGSTCPIEVMKRVIEDMGAREITICYGQTESSPVITQTKTNDPIEKRVSTVGKPHPHVEVKVIDPMTGEEVPIGEPGELCTRGYHVMKGYYNNEEATHDAIDEDGWLHTGDIAVMDADGYLDITGRIKDVVIRGGENIYPREVEEFLYTLTGVADVQVVGVPDPKYGEELMAWIIPKPDVQLDVETVREFCKGRISYHKIPKYIEFTDAYPMTASGKIQKYKLREMSVEKSYQHQ; encoded by the coding sequence ATGACATTGTTACGAAAAACTGTAGGAGAGATTGTGAAAGAGCAAGCACGAATCCATCCAGCGCAGGAGGCATATGTCTATCCGGAACACAGCATCCGGAAAACCTATCAGGAGTTTGACGAAGAGACGGATGCATTAGCAAAGGCATTTATCGGCATGGGGATTGAAAAAGGGGAACATGTTGCGATTTGGTCGGATAATAAACGGGAGTGGTTGCTCAGTCAATTTGCGACAGGGAAGATGGGGGCCGTCCTTGTGACCGTGAATACAAATTACCAGGCAACGGAATTGGAATACTTGTTGAAGCAGTCAGATGCAACGACGCTGATTTTGGATGAAAGCTTTAAAGGGACAAGTTATATTGACATTATTCGTTCGATTTGCCCAGAGTTATTGACTAGTCAGGACGGTGTCATTTCGAGTAAGGAGCTGCCACGTTTAAAACGAGTTATTCTGATGACAGAGCGAGAAGAACGAGGCATGTACAAGTGGTCAGAATTGATGGCGCATGCCAGTAATGTGACAGATGAGCAATTGGTGGCGCGTTTTCAATCGCTGGATCCGGATGATGTCATTAATATTCAATATACGTCAGGGACGACAGGATTTCCGAAGGGTGTCATGTTGACGCATAACAATGTCGTGAACAATGGGAAACTCATTGGGGATTATATGAAGTTGTCGGAGCAAGATCGTGTATGTATTCCGGTACCGTTTTTCCATTGTTTCGGCTGCGTGCTGGGGACAATGGCGGCTGTTACGCATGGATCGACAATGGTGCTGCTCGAACAATTTGATCCGTTGCGCGTACTGCAGATTGTGCAGGATGAAAAATGTACGGCACTTCATGGTGTTCCGACGATGTTCATAGCAGAGCTGAATCATGCGGATTTCAACAAATTCGATACGTCTACATTACGCACGGGCATTATGGCAGGATCGACTTGTCCAATCGAAGTGATGAAGCGTGTCATTGAAGATATGGGCGCTCGTGAGATTACCATTTGCTACGGTCAAACAGAGTCATCGCCAGTCATTACGCAGACGAAGACAAATGATCCGATTGAAAAACGTGTGTCGACAGTCGGCAAGCCACATCCGCATGTTGAGGTGAAAGTCATTGATCCGATGACGGGAGAGGAAGTTCCGATTGGAGAGCCGGGCGAGCTATGCACGCGTGGTTATCATGTCATGAAAGGCTATTACAACAATGAGGAAGCGACACATGATGCGATTGATGAAGACGGGTGGCTACACACGGGTGATATCGCGGTGATGGATGCTGATGGTTACCTTGATATTACAGGTAGAATTAAGGATGTTGTCATTCGTGGTGGTGAAAACATTTATCCGCGTGAAGTAGAAGAGTTTTTGTATACGCTTACAGGCGTTGCAGATGTGCAAGTTGTCGGTGTGCCAGATCCGAAGTATGGAGAAGAGCTAATGGCATGGATCATTCCAAAGCCTGATGTCCAATTGGATGTAGAGACCGTACGTGAATTTTGTAAAGGGCGTATTTCCTATCATAAAATTCCGAAGTATATCGAATTTACAGATGCTTATCCGATGACTGCATCCGGTAAAATTCAGAAGTATAAACTGCGAGAAATGTCTGTGGAAAAATCGTATCAGCATCAATAA
- the putP gene encoding sodium/proline symporter PutP: MTDQMYQLISIILYMAAMIFIGWYAFKRTSNLTDYMLGGRGLGPAVTALSAGAADMSGWLLMGLPGAIYLNGLVEAWIAVGLTIGAYLNWVLVAPRLRVYTQVSSDSITIPSYLESRLKDQSRLLRIASGIIILIFFTFYVSSGMVAGGKFFLSSFGLDYHVGLIIVSGVVIFYTLFGGFLAVSYTDVVQGIVMFFALLLVPIVGIFITGGFGETATSIRAVDPQLLNFVSGASFLGILSAVAWGLGYFGQPHIIVRFMALTSHKEAKKARRIGIGWMFLSLFGAVATALIGIAYYQQNTDVTLADAETVFIVLGQIIFHPFVAGIMLAAVLAAVMSTISSQLIVSSSALVEDLYKTFMKKDASDKHYVFLGRMAVLIVSVIAMVLAWPNNESILSIVSFAWAGFGAAFGPIILLSLYWRKLTTKGALWGMIAGAVTVMIWGNVDVLKGTLYEIVPGFILCLLVAVVVSNMTYKKNAEIDKEFDAAMKILKEDN; encoded by the coding sequence ATGACAGATCAAATGTATCAGTTAATTTCAATTATTTTGTATATGGCAGCGATGATTTTCATCGGCTGGTATGCGTTTAAACGCACATCCAATTTAACCGATTACATGCTTGGTGGTCGTGGGCTTGGGCCAGCGGTTACGGCACTTAGTGCGGGTGCGGCAGATATGTCGGGTTGGCTGCTTATGGGCTTGCCAGGAGCGATTTACCTCAATGGACTAGTGGAGGCTTGGATTGCAGTTGGATTGACAATCGGGGCTTATCTGAACTGGGTACTCGTTGCGCCACGTTTGCGTGTCTATACACAAGTATCAAGTGATTCCATTACGATTCCAAGTTATTTGGAAAGTCGCTTGAAAGACCAATCCCGTTTGTTACGTATTGCTTCAGGTATTATCATTCTTATATTCTTTACCTTTTATGTATCTTCAGGAATGGTTGCGGGTGGAAAATTCTTCCTTAGCTCATTCGGACTGGATTATCATGTAGGTTTAATCATTGTTTCAGGAGTCGTTATTTTCTACACATTATTTGGTGGATTTTTGGCGGTAAGTTATACGGACGTTGTTCAAGGAATCGTTATGTTCTTTGCGCTGCTTCTTGTGCCAATTGTAGGTATTTTTATCACAGGTGGCTTTGGGGAAACGGCGACAAGTATTCGCGCTGTTGATCCACAGTTGTTGAATTTTGTATCGGGTGCATCATTCTTAGGTATTTTGTCAGCGGTTGCATGGGGGCTGGGTTATTTTGGTCAGCCACATATTATTGTCCGTTTCATGGCGTTGACTTCCCATAAAGAAGCGAAGAAAGCGCGTCGAATTGGGATCGGCTGGATGTTTTTAAGTTTGTTTGGTGCAGTTGCTACGGCGCTTATCGGGATTGCGTATTACCAACAAAATACCGATGTCACGTTGGCAGATGCTGAAACCGTATTCATTGTGCTTGGGCAAATTATTTTCCATCCATTTGTTGCTGGAATTATGCTTGCAGCTGTTCTTGCGGCAGTTATGAGTACGATTTCTTCTCAATTGATCGTATCATCTTCTGCGCTTGTTGAGGATTTGTATAAAACATTTATGAAAAAAGATGCTTCAGATAAGCATTATGTCTTTTTAGGAAGAATGGCGGTTCTGATCGTGTCGGTAATTGCGATGGTACTTGCTTGGCCGAATAACGAATCGATTTTAAGCATCGTATCGTTTGCGTGGGCAGGATTTGGTGCTGCATTCGGTCCAATCATTTTGTTATCGCTTTACTGGCGTAAACTAACAACAAAAGGCGCACTTTGGGGAATGATTGCAGGGGCTGTGACAGTTATGATTTGGGGTAATGTCGATGTATTGAAAGGTACGCTCTATGAAATTGTTCCTGGTTTCATCCTCTGTCTACTTGTGGCAGTTGTTGTAAGTAATATGACGTATAAGAAAAATGCTGAGATTGACAAAGAGTTTGACGCAGCAATGAAAATTCTTAAAGAAGATAACTAA
- a CDS encoding VOC family protein → MKLDHVVYFTNRTPDEWVAEQQHAVVGGRHEQWGTHNALYYVQNAYIEWLSVERQDVAEKANHPLTRLLLHDLQEGEGWGTICLSVDNIERFKEDVENKGFDTSGVLAAERRTANGQLRKWKMLFIEQPVSNDLPYPFFIEWEETEDIRFAKLREDGTISVGSQQLAIQECVFSVDDPLRETAEWAILLSQKVGDANDIALANVVLKFVEHQGGKNRLTDVVMGPS, encoded by the coding sequence ATGAAGCTCGATCATGTTGTGTATTTTACGAATCGAACGCCGGATGAATGGGTAGCAGAACAACAGCATGCAGTCGTAGGGGGGCGCCATGAACAATGGGGAACGCATAATGCCTTGTACTATGTACAGAATGCTTATATAGAGTGGTTATCAGTTGAACGGCAAGATGTTGCGGAAAAAGCGAATCATCCACTTACGCGTTTACTGCTACATGATTTGCAAGAGGGAGAAGGTTGGGGAACGATTTGTTTGTCAGTCGACAATATTGAGCGCTTCAAAGAGGATGTTGAGAATAAAGGATTTGATACATCGGGTGTGTTAGCGGCGGAACGCAGGACGGCTAATGGTCAGTTGCGGAAGTGGAAGATGCTATTTATCGAGCAACCTGTTTCAAACGACTTGCCGTATCCCTTTTTTATTGAATGGGAGGAGACTGAGGATATTCGCTTTGCGAAGTTACGTGAAGATGGCACGATTTCAGTAGGTAGTCAGCAACTCGCTATTCAGGAATGCGTATTTAGTGTCGATGACCCTTTAAGAGAGACGGCAGAGTGGGCCATTTTATTGTCACAAAAAGTTGGAGATGCTAATGATATTGCGTTAGCCAATGTCGTGTTGAAGTTTGTAGAGCATCAGGGTGGTAAAAATCGATTGACAGATGTCGTTATGGGACCAAGCTGA
- the hflX gene encoding GTPase HflX — protein MEVLIERAVLVGVHEQKDEHFEYAMEELKNLAEAIDVEVVGAVTQNLERRNPSHYVGRGKIEEIRHFYEELDANLVIFNDELSPSQIRNMEQELQCKVIDRTMLILDIFARRARTSEARMQVELAQLQYMLPRLVGLRASLGRQGGGTGGGLQNKGAGETKLELDRRKIEDQIAKLRRDLDHVKDQRETQRKQRKKSGTPVVSIVGYTNAGKSTLMNKLLMKIDVDSAKQVYEEDMLFATLDTSVRNVKLADNKQFMLTDTVGFVSRLPHHLVKAFRSTLEEARDADLLLHVVDVSNQEHSFMMEVTNDTLQAVGVVNVPTLNVYNKADLAGIRYPEVSDDSVWLSARDGKGLDELIELIKKKIFEQYITCKLLIPFDRGDIVSYLNDKANVRSTTYEEEGTLMTVEMDIAERTRFEEFVISH, from the coding sequence GTGGAGGTTTTAATTGAACGTGCAGTGCTTGTCGGGGTGCATGAGCAAAAAGATGAGCATTTTGAGTATGCGATGGAAGAGTTGAAAAATCTTGCGGAAGCGATTGACGTCGAGGTCGTTGGAGCAGTGACGCAAAACTTGGAACGACGCAACCCGTCTCATTATGTGGGTAGAGGCAAAATCGAAGAAATTCGTCATTTTTATGAGGAGTTGGATGCCAATCTCGTCATTTTTAATGACGAACTTTCGCCATCTCAAATTCGCAATATGGAACAGGAGCTCCAGTGTAAAGTCATTGACCGAACGATGCTCATTCTTGATATTTTCGCACGCCGTGCAAGAACGAGTGAGGCACGGATGCAAGTCGAACTGGCTCAATTACAATATATGCTACCAAGGCTTGTCGGCTTGCGCGCATCTCTTGGGCGACAAGGAGGCGGCACTGGGGGCGGCCTTCAAAATAAAGGGGCCGGTGAAACAAAGCTCGAACTGGATCGCCGGAAAATTGAGGATCAGATTGCTAAGTTGCGCCGTGATTTGGATCATGTAAAGGATCAGCGTGAAACGCAGCGCAAACAGCGGAAGAAAAGCGGGACGCCTGTCGTATCCATTGTCGGCTATACGAATGCCGGAAAATCGACGTTGATGAACAAACTATTGATGAAAATCGATGTGGATAGTGCGAAGCAAGTATACGAAGAGGATATGTTATTTGCGACGCTCGATACATCTGTCCGCAATGTAAAACTTGCTGATAACAAACAATTCATGCTGACGGATACCGTCGGATTTGTTTCGAGACTGCCCCATCATCTTGTGAAAGCCTTCCGTTCAACGCTAGAAGAGGCACGCGATGCGGACCTTCTTCTTCATGTAGTGGATGTGTCGAATCAAGAGCATAGCTTTATGATGGAAGTGACGAACGACACCTTGCAGGCTGTTGGTGTAGTGAACGTGCCGACCTTGAACGTTTACAACAAAGCGGATCTTGCGGGCATTCGTTATCCTGAAGTGAGCGATGATAGCGTTTGGCTATCTGCCAGGGATGGAAAAGGTTTGGATGAACTCATCGAATTAATCAAGAAAAAGATTTTTGAACAATACATTACGTGTAAATTACTGATTCCGTTTGATCGTGGTGATATCGTTTCTTATTTAAATGATAAGGCGAACGTGAGAAGTACAACGTACGAAGAAGAAGGCACGCTGATGACGGTGGAAATGGATATTGCCGAGCGGACCCGATTTGAAGAATTTGTGATTAGTCATTAA
- a CDS encoding ABC transporter ATP-binding protein, producing MLKKFFSYYKPHKRLFIIDFSSAIFVALLDLAFPVAVQWFIDDLLPKGHWGQITLISILLLLVYLLSTFLQYIVSYLGHKLGINIETDMRQQLFNHVQRQSFRFFDNTKTGHIMSRITNDLFDIGELAHHGPEDVFIAIMTIIGAFAIMYSINPELALIAIIMVPFLTILVAFCNMKMNAAWQNMYGKIADVNARVEDAVSGSRVVKSFTNEEFEMARFRKDNGNFRTAKLVAYKVMAWTHSSMFMMTRLVTLIVLVVGAWFTLNNKLSSGELVAFVLFVNILIKPVDKISALLELYPKGMAGFRRFRDLIEQEPEIQDRPNAVAVPHLHGDIVFDNVHFHYDDNKSVLQEIDLNIHAGQTVAFVGPSGAGKTTICSLIPRFYDVTEGAISIDGLDIRDMTQHSLRSQIGIVQQDVFLFTGTIKENIAYGKLDATDEEVFEAANKAHLEDFIASLPDGYDTQIGERGLKLSGGQKQRLAIARMFLKNPPILILDEATSALDTETERIIQQSLAELAENRTTLVIAHRLATIRDANRVIVVTEDGIAEDGKYDELVNKGGIFARLHNNQFQEV from the coding sequence ATGCTAAAAAAATTCTTTTCTTATTATAAGCCGCATAAACGGTTATTCATTATCGACTTTTCAAGTGCCATTTTTGTCGCATTGCTCGACCTTGCCTTTCCGGTAGCCGTTCAGTGGTTCATCGACGATTTGCTACCTAAAGGACATTGGGGACAGATCACCCTGATTAGTATTTTATTGTTACTTGTCTATCTACTGAGCACGTTCCTTCAATATATCGTTAGCTATTTAGGGCATAAGCTCGGTATTAATATCGAAACAGATATGCGACAGCAATTATTTAACCATGTTCAGCGGCAATCCTTCCGATTTTTTGATAATACGAAGACAGGGCATATTATGAGTCGGATTACCAATGACTTGTTCGATATTGGAGAACTTGCCCACCATGGGCCCGAGGACGTATTCATCGCCATCATGACGATTATCGGTGCTTTCGCAATCATGTATAGCATCAATCCCGAACTCGCTCTAATCGCCATTATTATGGTACCGTTCCTGACAATCCTTGTGGCATTCTGTAATATGAAGATGAATGCAGCGTGGCAAAATATGTACGGAAAAATTGCCGACGTCAATGCGCGCGTTGAAGACGCCGTATCCGGTTCACGTGTCGTCAAATCATTCACAAACGAAGAGTTTGAAATGGCACGTTTCCGTAAAGATAACGGTAATTTTAGAACAGCGAAGCTTGTCGCTTACAAAGTGATGGCCTGGACCCATTCGAGCATGTTCATGATGACTCGGCTCGTCACACTCATTGTGCTCGTAGTCGGTGCATGGTTCACGCTGAACAACAAATTATCGAGCGGTGAACTCGTTGCTTTTGTACTTTTCGTCAATATTCTCATTAAGCCTGTCGATAAAATTAGTGCCTTGCTCGAACTCTATCCAAAAGGGATGGCCGGGTTCCGTAGGTTCCGCGATTTGATCGAACAAGAACCTGAGATTCAAGACCGCCCAAATGCAGTCGCTGTCCCCCATTTACACGGGGACATTGTCTTCGATAACGTCCATTTCCATTACGACGACAATAAATCCGTACTGCAAGAGATTGACTTGAACATACATGCGGGACAAACAGTCGCATTCGTTGGTCCATCTGGCGCTGGGAAGACAACGATTTGTTCACTCATCCCACGTTTTTACGATGTCACTGAGGGTGCAATCTCCATTGACGGCTTAGATATTCGAGATATGACACAGCACTCCTTACGTTCACAAATCGGCATTGTTCAGCAAGACGTCTTTTTATTCACAGGGACCATTAAAGAAAATATTGCCTATGGAAAATTGGATGCAACGGACGAAGAAGTGTTTGAAGCCGCCAACAAAGCACATCTCGAAGACTTTATCGCATCTCTTCCAGATGGCTATGACACACAAATTGGGGAACGCGGCTTAAAATTATCCGGCGGGCAGAAGCAGCGACTAGCGATTGCTCGCATGTTCTTGAAAAACCCACCTATCCTCATTTTGGATGAAGCCACTTCCGCACTGGATACAGAAACTGAACGTATCATTCAGCAATCACTCGCCGAGCTCGCGGAAAATCGAACAACACTCGTCATCGCGCACCGCTTAGCAACAATCCGTGACGCAAACCGCGTCATCGTCGTCACAGAAGACGGCATTGCGGAAGATGGAAAATACGATGAGTTAGTCAATAAAGGCGGGATTTTCGCCCGATTGCATAATAATCAATTTCAAGAGGTTTAG
- a CDS encoding DUF6612 family protein, producing the protein MKNWMKGLAAGVLVLGLAACGETAEPKTDPETGKKAEIKNESKMTAQEVFKKSVEASADQKSMHAQMDIDQLLEVPSQDLKMNSKIKMDMDMIVEPLSMYQKMQMDMGEQGSMDTEMYMTEEGFFMYEPTTDQWMILPSELVGEMGGEADPTLDMEMFNDFVDDFTFEQTEDEYVLKLKASGEKFNTLLKEVAMQNLPEGLEEGTEEAEILENMEVKSLEYEIFIDKKTFQTNAFNMDIDMTMGIDEEETHIVQKMKAQLSKINEIEKIEIPQEVLDKAVDMNELMGQ; encoded by the coding sequence ATGAAGAATTGGATGAAGGGATTAGCTGCTGGCGTACTTGTTCTTGGACTTGCAGCATGTGGCGAAACTGCTGAGCCAAAAACAGATCCAGAAACGGGTAAAAAAGCGGAAATCAAAAACGAAAGTAAGATGACAGCGCAGGAAGTGTTCAAAAAGTCGGTAGAGGCGTCTGCAGATCAGAAGAGTATGCATGCGCAAATGGATATTGATCAGTTATTAGAAGTACCAAGTCAAGATTTAAAAATGAATAGTAAAATCAAGATGGATATGGACATGATTGTTGAACCACTTTCTATGTATCAGAAGATGCAAATGGATATGGGTGAACAAGGTTCAATGGATACAGAGATGTACATGACAGAAGAAGGATTCTTTATGTATGAGCCAACAACTGATCAGTGGATGATCTTGCCGAGTGAGTTAGTTGGAGAAATGGGCGGAGAAGCCGATCCAACGTTAGACATGGAAATGTTCAATGATTTTGTAGACGATTTCACATTTGAACAGACGGAAGACGAATATGTGCTGAAACTGAAAGCTTCGGGTGAAAAGTTCAATACGCTTCTGAAAGAAGTAGCGATGCAAAACTTGCCGGAAGGTCTTGAAGAGGGAACTGAAGAGGCTGAGATTCTAGAGAACATGGAAGTGAAAAGCCTAGAGTACGAAATCTTTATCGATAAAAAGACATTCCAAACGAATGCATTTAATATGGATATCGACATGACAATGGGTATTGATGAAGAGGAAACACATATTGTTCAGAAAATGAAAGCACAACTGAGCAAAATTAATGAAATTGAGAAAATCGAAATTCCTCAAGAAGTACTAGATAAAGCAGTCGATATGAATGAGCTAATGGGACAGTAA
- a CDS encoding ABC transporter permease: MKKRYLIVAVIILSFLSLFVGVSRITPMDLLDFRSEETEIFLISRLPRLVAILLAGAGMSIAGLIMQQLSRNKFVSPTTAGTLDATKLGILVSMLLFANASTIEKMIVAFAFALAGTLLFMQILDRIKFKDAIFIPLVGLMFGNILSSITTFFAYKANVIQNMSAWLQGDFSMIMKGRYELLYISIPVLIITYLYANRFTVAGMGEDFSKNLGLAYRRIVNIGLILVALITTTVVLTVGMIPFLGLIIPNIVSIFKGDHLQKTLPHTALLGAIFVLICDILGRVLIYPYEISISLMVGVIGSGIFLYLLFRRKAYA; this comes from the coding sequence ATGAAGAAACGTTATTTGATAGTCGCAGTTATCATTCTTTCATTCCTATCGTTATTCGTAGGAGTGAGCCGTATCACGCCGATGGATCTACTCGATTTTAGATCTGAAGAAACGGAAATATTCTTAATTAGCCGTTTGCCAAGACTGGTCGCTATTCTACTTGCAGGAGCAGGGATGAGTATTGCAGGTCTTATTATGCAACAGCTGAGCCGGAACAAATTCGTTTCGCCAACAACAGCTGGGACGCTGGATGCAACTAAACTAGGGATTCTTGTCTCTATGCTATTGTTTGCGAATGCTTCCACAATAGAAAAAATGATCGTCGCATTTGCATTCGCGCTTGCCGGCACGCTACTGTTTATGCAAATTCTTGATCGTATTAAATTCAAGGATGCGATTTTCATACCGCTCGTTGGGCTGATGTTCGGTAATATTTTGTCGTCGATTACGACATTCTTCGCTTACAAAGCGAATGTGATTCAAAATATGTCGGCATGGTTACAAGGTGATTTTTCGATGATTATGAAAGGACGTTATGAACTTCTATACATAAGTATTCCGGTACTCATCATCACATATTTATACGCCAATCGCTTTACGGTAGCGGGGATGGGTGAGGATTTTTCAAAAAACCTCGGACTTGCTTATAGAAGGATCGTCAATATCGGACTTATACTTGTTGCACTTATTACGACGACTGTCGTTTTGACGGTAGGAATGATTCCGTTCCTCGGACTCATCATTCCAAATATCGTTTCAATATTTAAAGGGGATCACTTACAGAAGACATTGCCGCATACGGCGTTACTCGGTGCGATATTCGTGCTAATCTGTGATATTTTGGGCCGGGTACTCATTTATCCGTATGAGATTTCGATTAGTTTAATGGTCGGCGTTATCGGCAGCGGAATCTTCCTCTATTTATTGTTTAGGAGGAAGGCTTATGCGTAA